CGGGCCAATCTCCAGGTCTTCATCGAGGCGGCCAAGAGCCGCGGCGACGCGCTCGACCATGTGCTCTTCGTCGGCCCGCCGGGGCTCGGCAAGACGACGCTGGCGCAGATCGTGGCGCGGGAGCTCGGCGTCAATTTCCGCTCGACCTCGGGGCCGGTCATCGCCAAGGCCGGCGACCTCGCGGCGCAACTGACCAATCTCGAAGAGCGCGACGTGCTCTTCATCGACGAGATCCACCGGCTCAATCCGGCGGTCGAGGAAATCCTCTATCCGGCGATGGAGGACTACCAGCTCGATCTGATCATCGGCGAGGGGCCCGCCGCCCGCTCGGTCAAGATCGACCTGCCGAAATTCACTCTCGTGGGGGCGACGACACGCGCCGGGCTGCTGACGACGCCGCTGCGCGACCGTTTCGGCATCCCGATCCGGCTGCAGTTCTACACCGTCGAGGAGTTGCAGGGCATTGTGGCGCGTGGCGCTCGCGTGCTCGGCGTGCCGATGTCGGATGACGGCGCCAACGAGATCGCCAAACGCTCGCGCGGGACGCCGCGCATCGCCGGGCGCCTGCTGCGGCGGGTGCGCGACTTCGCCATCGTCGACGGCGATGCCATCGTGACGCGCAAGGTGGCCGACAAGGCGCTGAAGCTGCTCGATGTCGACGCGATCGGCCTCGACCAGATGGACCGGCGCTATCTCACGACGGTTGCGATCAATTTCAGCGGCGGGCCGGTCGGGATCGAGACGATCGCCGCCTCGCTCTCGGAACCGCGCGACGCGATCGAGGAGATCATCGAGCCCTTCCTGCTCCAGCAGGGCTTCATCCAGCGCACGCCGCGTGGCCGCATCCTGACGCCGCACGCCTTCCGGCATCTCGGCCTGCCCGAGCCCAGCCGCGAGGCCGCGCAATTCGGGCTGTTCGGGGACGGGGAGGCGTGAGTTGGCGGATCGCCGCCACGGCCTTATCTTGGCATTGAGGAGGGTCGGGCGATGGCAGTGAAGCTTCCCCCCGATATTGCAGAGTTGGTAACGGCCCGGGTTGAGAGTGGCGACTTCGCCAGCCCTGAGGAGGTGCTGCGGGCCGCCATGGCGCCCTGGATTGCCCGCGAGCAGGCGCGTTCGGCCACGCTCGACGAATTGCGCACCAAGATCGCCGAAGGGGATGCGGACCCGACGGATGTGACGCCGGACGAGATCCGGGACCATCTCGACCGCGTCGCCGCGTCGCTGCAGAGACAAGGCCCGAATGCCGCTTGATCTGGTCTATTCGGGACGGGCGCGGTCCGACCTCGAGGCCATTCTTCGCTATATCGCCCGGGACAATCTGTCGGCCGCGCGCCGATGGGTCGCCGCGATCGAGCGGCAATGCCTGCAGTTGCGCGCCTTTCCCGAACTGGGTGTCGAGCGGGCCGACCTTTCGCCCGGCCTGCGCATTCTGCCCTACCGCCGGGCGGTGATTGCGTATCGCATCCTCGGGAGCCGCGTCAGGATCGTGCGGGTGCTGTATGGCGGGCAGGACTATGCCGCGCTGATGGAGAGCTGAACAACATGGACCCCTCACGACGGTCGGTGCCGCCGTTCTGGGCCGCGACGGCCGGACTGATCATTGCGGCGACGCTCTCAGCCGGTGCAGCCCTTGCCGCTCCTGCCGGTCCAGAGACTCCGGTGCGCGAAGCTTATGCCATCACCGCCCGCCATCTCGCCGGAGCCGCCGGCAAGCCCGTCACGGCGCCCTGGCAGAAACCGCATCGCGACCGACTGATGAGCCGCGAGCTGGCCTTCCTGTTCGCGCGCGACGAGCTCTACCAGGACGAGGCGGGCGAGATGGGCAATCTCGGGGCCGACCCGTTTCTTGGTGGCCAGGACGGCGAGGTGAAGAACCTGAAGGTCAGCGTTACAGCGCCTCCCGCTGCGGGAAAGGCGCTGGTGACGGCGAGCTTCCGCAGCTTCAAGCAGCCGGTCAGCGTGCGCTTCAGCATGGTGGAGGAGGGCGGGGCCTGGAAGATCGACGACATCGTCAACCGCGTCGAAGGCCAGGATTACGCCGTGCGTGAACTGCTGTCGCAGCCCTATGAGTGCGGCTCCTTCATGAAGAAGCCCTGCAAGAAGCCATGATCAAGACGCCATGACCGCCTCCCACAGCCTCTCCGTCCGGGTCTATTACGAGGACACGGATTTTTCCGGCGTCGTCTACCACGCCTCCTATCTGCGCTTCATGGAGCGCGGCCGCACCGAGCTGATCCGGTCCCTCGGGGTCGAGCAGCGGGAATTGTTCGACGGCGAGACGGCGCTGGGCTTCGCGGTGCGTCGCATGACCATCGACTTCCTGCGGCCGGCCGTGATGGACGATCTTCTGACGGTCGAGACGCGCTCTGTCGCGGCGCGGGGCGCGACGATGGATGTCGAGCAGCGCATCTTGCGCGGCGAGGAGGTTCTGGTGACAGCGCAGGTCAAGGTCGCTTGCGTCGGCGGCGGCCGGGCGCGCCGCATTCCCGATGGCCTGCGACGGCGCCTGGGGATCGCGGATTAA
This portion of the Bosea sp. OAE506 genome encodes:
- a CDS encoding DUF3828 domain-containing protein, with the protein product MDPSRRSVPPFWAATAGLIIAATLSAGAALAAPAGPETPVREAYAITARHLAGAAGKPVTAPWQKPHRDRLMSRELAFLFARDELYQDEAGEMGNLGADPFLGGQDGEVKNLKVSVTAPPAAGKALVTASFRSFKQPVSVRFSMVEEGGAWKIDDIVNRVEGQDYAVRELLSQPYECGSFMKKPCKKP
- the ybgC gene encoding tol-pal system-associated acyl-CoA thioesterase; protein product: MTASHSLSVRVYYEDTDFSGVVYHASYLRFMERGRTELIRSLGVEQRELFDGETALGFAVRRMTIDFLRPAVMDDLLTVETRSVAARGATMDVEQRILRGEEVLVTAQVKVACVGGGRARRIPDGLRRRLGIAD
- a CDS encoding type II toxin-antitoxin system RelE/ParE family toxin, with product MPLDLVYSGRARSDLEAILRYIARDNLSAARRWVAAIERQCLQLRAFPELGVERADLSPGLRILPYRRAVIAYRILGSRVRIVRVLYGGQDYAALMES
- the ruvB gene encoding Holliday junction branch migration DNA helicase RuvB; its protein translation is MSDPKRPGLLSAEKRDDDAESSLRPLSLSDFTGQAAARANLQVFIEAAKSRGDALDHVLFVGPPGLGKTTLAQIVARELGVNFRSTSGPVIAKAGDLAAQLTNLEERDVLFIDEIHRLNPAVEEILYPAMEDYQLDLIIGEGPAARSVKIDLPKFTLVGATTRAGLLTTPLRDRFGIPIRLQFYTVEELQGIVARGARVLGVPMSDDGANEIAKRSRGTPRIAGRLLRRVRDFAIVDGDAIVTRKVADKALKLLDVDAIGLDQMDRRYLTTVAINFSGGPVGIETIAASLSEPRDAIEEIIEPFLLQQGFIQRTPRGRILTPHAFRHLGLPEPSREAAQFGLFGDGEA